A single Chaetodon trifascialis isolate fChaTrf1 chromosome 18, fChaTrf1.hap1, whole genome shotgun sequence DNA region contains:
- the LOC139346711 gene encoding G2/M phase-specific E3 ubiquitin-protein ligase-like, giving the protein MRGFRRVSYDPNLMICVKFSDDMGRNEEGVDLGGPRREFLRLLMETIARSPMFEGKENSKNFALDSTALREDWYYVAGKAIAVSLVHGGPPPNFLSPTVLCLLVSGSANPKLEDIADTKLLEKVKKVSESTTLEDLEKSHAPLLNYLANAGCLRPMRSIRDRDLLVQDIVMFQVIHRVQGPFQRFCEGLKTLGVLDQIRRHPDSFRPLFCYEPNILTADLVDDLFIIHLSPEGSNKRAAEEMVFTFWRDYLQDAEEDEGPSKLEKILAFATGASVVPPIGFSPTPSVQFIHKGDDGFSTVTALLAVCFEKGGVWFDIN; this is encoded by the exons ATGCGGGGCTTCCGAAGGGTATCCTACGACCCCAACTTGATGATCTGTGTAAAATTCTCCGATGACATGGGGAGAAATGAAGAAGGAGTTGATTTAGGAGGACCAAGAAGGGAATTCTTGAGGCTGCTGATGGAGACTATTGCCAGGTCGCCCATGTttgagggaaaagaaaacagcaagaACTTTGCTCTTGACAGTACTG CTCTAAGAGAGGACTGGTACTACGTTGCTGGCAAAGCCATTGCAGTGAGCTTGGTACATGGCGGTCCACCACCAAACTTCCTCTCGCCAACAGTATTATGTCTTCTGGTCAGTGGTTCAGCAAATCCAAAACTAGAAGACATAGCTGACACGAAACTCTTGGAAAAAGTCAAAAAG GTATCTGAAAGTACAACCCTTGAGGACCTTGAGAAGTCACATGCACCTTTGCTTAACTACTTGGCCAATGCAGGATGTCTGAGGCCTATGCGGTCGATAAGAGACAGGGATCTGCTGGTACAAGACATTGTCATGTTTCAGGTCATCCACAGGGTTCAAGGTCCATTTCAAAG ATTCTGTGAAGGACTGAAAACTCTTGGGGTTCTGGACCAAATACGACGACATCCAGACAGCTTTCGACCCCTGTTCTGCTATGAGCCGAACATACTGACTGCTGACCTGGTGGATGATCTTTTCATCATTCATCTCTCTCCAGAAGGAAGCAACAAGAGAGCTGCTGAGGAGATGGTTTTTACTTTCTGGAGGGACTATCTCCAAGATGCAGAAG aagaCGAGGGGCCATCCAAACTAGAGAAGATATTGGCTTTCGCAACTGGAGCATCTGTGGTACCACCTATCGGCTTTTCCCCAACTCCTTCTGTCCAGTTCATTCACAAAGGAGATGATGGCTTCTCTACTGTTACGGCCCTGCTGGCCGTTTGCTTTGAGAAAGGGGGTGTGTGGTTTGATATAAACTAA